In Ostrea edulis chromosome 6, xbOstEdul1.1, whole genome shotgun sequence, a single window of DNA contains:
- the LOC125683015 gene encoding branched-chain-amino-acid aminotransferase, cytosolic-like isoform X2 gives MAVSCMNLLKNIQPLKRCHILCQYRYASSNTFKFADLQVQLTSSPKPKPDDPDNLLFGHHFSDHMLEVPWSADKGWGKPLISPFHNLSLHPAAKCLHYATELFEGMKAYKSAEGKINMFRPSENMARMTSTAKRASLPTFDGDELIMCIKKLVSIDKEWVPRSDKASLYIRPTLIGTESVLRVDAPKQALLFVLIGPVGAYYPTGLKPVSLLADPKYVRAWPGGSGNFKMGCNYAPTMFVQKEAAAKGCQQVLWLYGEEEQITEVGAMNLFMYWTNENGEDELITCPLNGLVLPGVTRKSLLELAKSWGEFKVSEREYTMQDIIKGLKENRVKEFFGAGTACVVSPVEKILYKSQWLSIPTMSEGAPLTMRMYNTLLDIQYGRTQHEWAVPVE, from the exons AACTTACTTAAGAATATCCAGCCTTTGAAGAGATGCCACATCTTATGCCAATACAGATATGCATCATCTAACACATTTAAG TTTGCAGATCTACAGGTACAATTGACTAGTTCCCCCAAACCAAAGCCAGATGACCCAGACAATTTGCTTTTCGGTCACCACTTCAGTGACCACATGCTTGAGGTCCCCTGGTCAGCAGACAAGGGGTGGGGAAAGCCACTTATATCTCCATTCCATAACCTATCCCTCCATCCCGCGGCCAAGTGTCTCCATTATGCTACAGAG TTGTTTGAAGGAATGAAGGCCTACAAGAGTGCAGAGGGGAAAATTAATATGTTTAGGCCATCAGAGAACATGGCCAGAATGACCAGCACCGCCAAACGGGCATCACTGCCA ACTTTTGATGGTGATGAACTCATCATGTGTATCAAAAAGTTGGTCAGTATTGATAAAGAATGGGTGCCCAGGTCTGACAAAGCCTCCCTGTACATCAGACCTACTCTTATAGGAACGGAG AGTGTGTTACGTGTGGATGCTCCAAAGCAGGCCCTATTATTTGTGTTGATTGGACCAGTGGGAGCATATTATCCAACAGGACTCAAACCAGTGTCCCTATTAGCTGATCCTAAGTATGTCAGAGCCTGGCCAGGAGGCAGTGGCAACTTCAAGATGGGCTG taATTATGCCCCCACCATGTTCGTTCAGAAAGAGGCTGCTGCCAAGGGTTGTCAACAGGTACTGTGGCTGTACGGGGAGGAGGAACAGATTACTGAAGTGGGAGCCATGAACCTCTTCATGTACTGGACCAATGAAAACGGAG AGGATGAACTGATCACATGTCCACTTAATGGGCTAGTGTTGCCAGGGGTTACCAGAAAGAGTTTGCTGGAACTGGCCAAATCATGG GGAGAGTTTAAGGTGTCAGAACGAGAGTATACTATGCAGGATATAATCAAAGGATTGAAAGAAAACAGG GTAAAGGAGTTTTTTGGGGCAGGCACTGCCTGTGTTGTGTCCCCTGTAGAGAAGATTCTTTACAAATCCCAGTGGCTGAGTATCCCCACTATGTCCGAAGGAGCCCCCCTCACAATGCGCATGTATAATACTCTCCTAGATATACAG tatGGGAGAACCCAACATGAATGGGCAGTTCCAGTGGAATAA
- the LOC125683015 gene encoding branched-chain-amino-acid aminotransferase, cytosolic-like isoform X1 has translation MKCHVLYEVENLLKNIQPLKRCHILCQYRYASSNTFKFADLQVQLTSSPKPKPDDPDNLLFGHHFSDHMLEVPWSADKGWGKPLISPFHNLSLHPAAKCLHYATELFEGMKAYKSAEGKINMFRPSENMARMTSTAKRASLPTFDGDELIMCIKKLVSIDKEWVPRSDKASLYIRPTLIGTESVLRVDAPKQALLFVLIGPVGAYYPTGLKPVSLLADPKYVRAWPGGSGNFKMGCNYAPTMFVQKEAAAKGCQQVLWLYGEEEQITEVGAMNLFMYWTNENGEDELITCPLNGLVLPGVTRKSLLELAKSWGEFKVSEREYTMQDIIKGLKENRVKEFFGAGTACVVSPVEKILYKSQWLSIPTMSEGAPLTMRMYNTLLDIQYGRTQHEWAVPVE, from the exons atgaaGTGCCATGTCCTTTATGAAGTGGAG AACTTACTTAAGAATATCCAGCCTTTGAAGAGATGCCACATCTTATGCCAATACAGATATGCATCATCTAACACATTTAAG TTTGCAGATCTACAGGTACAATTGACTAGTTCCCCCAAACCAAAGCCAGATGACCCAGACAATTTGCTTTTCGGTCACCACTTCAGTGACCACATGCTTGAGGTCCCCTGGTCAGCAGACAAGGGGTGGGGAAAGCCACTTATATCTCCATTCCATAACCTATCCCTCCATCCCGCGGCCAAGTGTCTCCATTATGCTACAGAG TTGTTTGAAGGAATGAAGGCCTACAAGAGTGCAGAGGGGAAAATTAATATGTTTAGGCCATCAGAGAACATGGCCAGAATGACCAGCACCGCCAAACGGGCATCACTGCCA ACTTTTGATGGTGATGAACTCATCATGTGTATCAAAAAGTTGGTCAGTATTGATAAAGAATGGGTGCCCAGGTCTGACAAAGCCTCCCTGTACATCAGACCTACTCTTATAGGAACGGAG AGTGTGTTACGTGTGGATGCTCCAAAGCAGGCCCTATTATTTGTGTTGATTGGACCAGTGGGAGCATATTATCCAACAGGACTCAAACCAGTGTCCCTATTAGCTGATCCTAAGTATGTCAGAGCCTGGCCAGGAGGCAGTGGCAACTTCAAGATGGGCTG taATTATGCCCCCACCATGTTCGTTCAGAAAGAGGCTGCTGCCAAGGGTTGTCAACAGGTACTGTGGCTGTACGGGGAGGAGGAACAGATTACTGAAGTGGGAGCCATGAACCTCTTCATGTACTGGACCAATGAAAACGGAG AGGATGAACTGATCACATGTCCACTTAATGGGCTAGTGTTGCCAGGGGTTACCAGAAAGAGTTTGCTGGAACTGGCCAAATCATGG GGAGAGTTTAAGGTGTCAGAACGAGAGTATACTATGCAGGATATAATCAAAGGATTGAAAGAAAACAGG GTAAAGGAGTTTTTTGGGGCAGGCACTGCCTGTGTTGTGTCCCCTGTAGAGAAGATTCTTTACAAATCCCAGTGGCTGAGTATCCCCACTATGTCCGAAGGAGCCCCCCTCACAATGCGCATGTATAATACTCTCCTAGATATACAG tatGGGAGAACCCAACATGAATGGGCAGTTCCAGTGGAATAA
- the LOC125683015 gene encoding branched-chain-amino-acid aminotransferase, cytosolic-like isoform X3 has translation MLEVPWSADKGWGKPLISPFHNLSLHPAAKCLHYATELFEGMKAYKSAEGKINMFRPSENMARMTSTAKRASLPTFDGDELIMCIKKLVSIDKEWVPRSDKASLYIRPTLIGTESVLRVDAPKQALLFVLIGPVGAYYPTGLKPVSLLADPKYVRAWPGGSGNFKMGCNYAPTMFVQKEAAAKGCQQVLWLYGEEEQITEVGAMNLFMYWTNENGEDELITCPLNGLVLPGVTRKSLLELAKSWGEFKVSEREYTMQDIIKGLKENRVKEFFGAGTACVVSPVEKILYKSQWLSIPTMSEGAPLTMRMYNTLLDIQYGRTQHEWAVPVE, from the exons ATGCTTGAGGTCCCCTGGTCAGCAGACAAGGGGTGGGGAAAGCCACTTATATCTCCATTCCATAACCTATCCCTCCATCCCGCGGCCAAGTGTCTCCATTATGCTACAGAG TTGTTTGAAGGAATGAAGGCCTACAAGAGTGCAGAGGGGAAAATTAATATGTTTAGGCCATCAGAGAACATGGCCAGAATGACCAGCACCGCCAAACGGGCATCACTGCCA ACTTTTGATGGTGATGAACTCATCATGTGTATCAAAAAGTTGGTCAGTATTGATAAAGAATGGGTGCCCAGGTCTGACAAAGCCTCCCTGTACATCAGACCTACTCTTATAGGAACGGAG AGTGTGTTACGTGTGGATGCTCCAAAGCAGGCCCTATTATTTGTGTTGATTGGACCAGTGGGAGCATATTATCCAACAGGACTCAAACCAGTGTCCCTATTAGCTGATCCTAAGTATGTCAGAGCCTGGCCAGGAGGCAGTGGCAACTTCAAGATGGGCTG taATTATGCCCCCACCATGTTCGTTCAGAAAGAGGCTGCTGCCAAGGGTTGTCAACAGGTACTGTGGCTGTACGGGGAGGAGGAACAGATTACTGAAGTGGGAGCCATGAACCTCTTCATGTACTGGACCAATGAAAACGGAG AGGATGAACTGATCACATGTCCACTTAATGGGCTAGTGTTGCCAGGGGTTACCAGAAAGAGTTTGCTGGAACTGGCCAAATCATGG GGAGAGTTTAAGGTGTCAGAACGAGAGTATACTATGCAGGATATAATCAAAGGATTGAAAGAAAACAGG GTAAAGGAGTTTTTTGGGGCAGGCACTGCCTGTGTTGTGTCCCCTGTAGAGAAGATTCTTTACAAATCCCAGTGGCTGAGTATCCCCACTATGTCCGAAGGAGCCCCCCTCACAATGCGCATGTATAATACTCTCCTAGATATACAG tatGGGAGAACCCAACATGAATGGGCAGTTCCAGTGGAATAA